In one Methanobacteriaceae archaeon genomic region, the following are encoded:
- a CDS encoding 2,3-bisphosphoglycerate-independent phosphoglycerate mutase codes for MKGIIMIIDGMADRPLKELDNKTPLEAAKTPNMDEMAKIGINGIMDPIKPGIRAGSDTSHISILGYDPYQVYTGRGPFEAAGVGIEVLPGDIAFRCNFSTSNEEGLIIDRRAGRIREKTELLASSLNSIQLEGFEDVEIIFKESTGHRSVLVLRGSGLSDQVSDADPKKEGKAPKEIVGLDGSPEAEKTARVLNKFVSESYNILKDHALNLERIESEEPPGNIVLPRGAGAVPDVQPFNEKYGLKSACIAETGLIMGIGKLAGMDIIEVEGATGGVDTDLDSISQSIIENVSKYNFLLINIDGADEAGHDGNLQEKVNFLEKVDAVIGEVMKIPDTYFILTADHSTPISIMDHTGDPVPLVINGPEIRVDDVEIFDERSATKGGLCRIRGSDIMNILMDLMNKSEKFGA; via the coding sequence ATGAAAGGGATAATAATGATAATCGACGGGATGGCAGATCGTCCCTTAAAAGAACTGGATAATAAAACTCCGCTTGAAGCGGCTAAAACCCCCAACATGGACGAAATGGCAAAAATAGGTATCAACGGAATAATGGATCCTATAAAACCAGGTATAAGGGCCGGAAGTGATACTTCCCACATTTCAATACTGGGATACGATCCTTATCAGGTTTACACCGGTAGAGGGCCATTTGAAGCTGCAGGTGTGGGAATAGAAGTCCTGCCCGGAGATATTGCCTTTAGGTGCAATTTTTCTACTTCTAATGAAGAAGGACTTATAATCGACCGTCGAGCAGGGAGAATAAGGGAAAAAACAGAACTATTGGCTTCAAGTTTAAATTCCATTCAATTAGAAGGATTTGAAGATGTTGAGATTATTTTCAAAGAGTCCACCGGCCACCGGTCAGTTTTAGTGCTTAGGGGTAGTGGATTATCTGATCAAGTTAGTGATGCGGATCCTAAAAAAGAAGGAAAAGCTCCTAAAGAAATTGTAGGTCTTGATGGATCTCCTGAAGCTGAAAAAACAGCCAGAGTACTTAATAAATTCGTAAGTGAATCTTATAATATTTTAAAGGATCATGCTCTCAATTTAGAGCGAATTGAATCAGAAGAACCACCAGGGAATATAGTACTTCCCCGAGGGGCCGGAGCCGTGCCAGATGTACAGCCCTTCAATGAAAAATATGGTCTCAAGTCGGCATGTATAGCTGAAACTGGCCTTATAATGGGCATTGGGAAGCTAGCAGGAATGGACATCATTGAAGTAGAAGGGGCCACTGGTGGGGTGGATACTGACCTAGACAGTATAAGTCAAAGCATTATTGAAAATGTTTCAAAGTATAACTTCCTTTTAATCAACATAGATGGTGCTGATGAGGCGGGACACGATGGAAACCTCCAAGAAAAAGTGAATTTCTTGGAAAAAGTTGATGCTGTGATTGGAGAAGTAATGAAAATTCCAGACACTTATTTCATACTTACTGCCGACCATTCTACTCCTATTTCAATAATGGACCACACTGGAGACCCGGTTCCATTAGTAATTAATGGGCCAGAAATAAGAGTAGATGATGTGGAAATTTTCGATGAACGATCAGCTACTAAGGGTGGTCTGTGCAGAATAAGAGGTTCAGATATAATGAATATATTAATGGACCTTATGAACAAATCTGAAAAGTTCGGTGCTTAA